In the genome of Deltaproteobacteria bacterium, one region contains:
- a CDS encoding ABC transporter, giving the protein MLKNYALGRVWKTFRFLLTVFVIVRRKEHFLHIRPLGPTAFKQTILDLGVSFIKLAQVLATRADFFTEEYLSELKTIHDEVEPMDRADFEIMYNRAFGSVRPFRHFDRSPIASASIGQVHKAVLDDGTEVAVKIRRLDIEKAVLDDIRIIGIFLRIFQPFFSRLTKNSLEAVLNEFADMIVKEVDLSIELDNLRKFGDTYQLSGIRYPKVFPSYCSCDALVMSFETGMRIDDKEGLARSNIPFARLMDRMISFYMEQMLVCGFFHADPHPGNFLVREDGTLIVLDFGMVKRLPNSTRVAMIEMIKAANEQDFELFIVSCKRLGVIAATAREDQMQELAERMFDIFGNENLSATTMQNLAFDVLDSMRELPFKIPQELVYVMRASSLVEGLGTSFIENFNGIKDILPVLIKNINRALGAEARFLPTLKSELMSLPLTIRRLKIIITHLSEDNLHIKLSGETLEILGECIRGYLKSISVGIVLITAAFFMQHLSFSHHQEVAAILFILGVLRVFIALK; this is encoded by the coding sequence ATGCTCAAAAACTATGCTCTGGGACGGGTGTGGAAGACATTTCGTTTTCTCCTCACCGTATTTGTTATCGTCCGCAGAAAGGAGCACTTCCTTCATATCCGTCCCCTGGGTCCAACCGCGTTCAAGCAGACTATCCTTGACCTGGGCGTAAGCTTTATCAAGCTGGCTCAGGTCCTGGCCACCAGGGCCGACTTCTTTACCGAGGAATATCTGAGCGAGCTTAAGACTATCCATGACGAGGTCGAGCCCATGGACCGGGCCGATTTTGAGATCATGTACAACAGGGCCTTTGGATCAGTCAGGCCGTTTCGCCATTTCGACCGCAGCCCTATAGCGAGTGCCTCCATAGGCCAGGTGCACAAGGCCGTACTGGATGACGGCACAGAGGTCGCAGTGAAAATACGCCGCCTGGATATTGAAAAGGCAGTCCTTGATGATATCAGGATCATTGGTATCTTCCTCAGGATCTTTCAGCCTTTCTTCAGCCGGCTCACAAAGAACTCCCTGGAGGCTGTACTCAATGAATTCGCCGACATGATCGTCAAAGAGGTGGATCTGTCCATCGAATTGGACAATCTCCGTAAATTCGGGGATACCTATCAACTGAGCGGCATCCGATATCCCAAGGTGTTTCCAAGCTATTGCAGCTGTGACGCCCTGGTCATGAGCTTTGAGACAGGGATGCGTATTGATGATAAAGAGGGCTTGGCCCGCTCCAACATCCCGTTTGCCCGTCTCATGGACAGGATGATCTCCTTCTATATGGAACAGATGCTGGTGTGCGGCTTTTTTCATGCAGATCCTCACCCAGGCAATTTCTTGGTCAGGGAAGACGGTACACTGATCGTCTTAGATTTCGGAATGGTCAAGCGATTGCCCAACTCCACCCGGGTCGCCATGATTGAGATGATCAAGGCCGCCAATGAACAAGACTTTGAGCTCTTTATCGTCTCATGCAAACGGCTGGGTGTGATTGCAGCCACGGCACGGGAGGACCAGATGCAGGAACTGGCGGAGCGCATGTTTGACATCTTTGGCAATGAAAACCTGAGTGCCACGACCATGCAGAACCTGGCCTTTGATGTCCTGGATTCCATGAGAGAGCTTCCCTTCAAAATTCCGCAGGAACTGGTCTATGTCATGCGGGCCAGCTCCCTTGTCGAGGGGCTGGGAACCAGCTTCATCGAGAACTTTAACGGCATCAAAGACATCCTGCCGGTCCTCATAAAAAACATCAACAGGGCCCTGGGCGCGGAAGCCAGATTTCTTCCCACACTAAAAAGTGAACTCATGTCCTTGCCGTTGACCATACGGCGGCTAAAGATAATTATCACGCATCTGAGTGAAGATAACCTGCACATAAAGCTGTCCGGGGAGACCCTGGAAATCCTGGGAGAATGCATACGTGGCTACCTGAAATCCATAAGCGTGGGGATAGTTCTGATTACAGCGGCGTTTTTCATGCAGCACCTGAGCTTTTCCCACCACCAGGAAGTTGCTGCCATCCTATTTATTCTTGGAGTTTTGCGGGTGTTTATCGCCCTGAAGTGA